One genomic window of Glycine soja cultivar W05 chromosome 9, ASM419377v2, whole genome shotgun sequence includes the following:
- the LOC114368763 gene encoding putative pentatricopeptide repeat-containing protein At1g12700, mitochondrial, protein MSLPTRLRFSVSLSIPNFSSFLQNSSHSHFHSQPPSIQNVDDAVSQFNRMLCMRHTPPIIQFNKILDSFAKIKHYSTAVSLSHRLELKGIQPDLFTLNILINCFCHMGQITFGFSLLAKILKRGYPPDTITFTTLIKGLCLKGQVKEALHFHDKLLAQGFQLNQVSYATLINGVCKIGDTRAAIKFLRKIDGRLTKPDVVMYNTIIDAMCKYQLVSEAYGLFSEMTVKGISANVVTYTTLIYGSCIVGKLEEAIGLLNEMVLKTINPNVHTYTILVDALCKEGKVKEAKSVLAVMLKACVEPNVITYNTLMDGYVLLYEMRKAQHVFNAMSLMGVTPDVHTYTILINGFCKSKMVDEALNLFKEMHQKNMIPNIVTYGSLIDGLCKSGRIPYVWDLIDEMRDRGQPANVITYSSLIDGLCKNGHLDRAIALFNKMKDQGIRPNTFTFTILLDGLCKGGRLKDAQEVFQDLLTKGYHLNIYTYNVMINGHCKQGLLEEALTMLSKMEDNGCIPNAVTFDIIIIALFKKDENDKAEKLLRQMIARGLL, encoded by the coding sequence ATGTCGCTGCCAACAAGGTTAAGGTTTTCTGTCTCTCTTTCCATTCccaatttttcctcttttcttcaaaactcctcacattctcactttcacTCTCAGCCCCCATCCATTCAAAATGTTGACGATGCCGTTTCCCAATTCAATCGCATGCTGTGTATGCGTCATACCCCACCCATCATCCAATTTAACAAGATTTTAGATTCCTTTGCGAAGATCAAGCACTATTCCACTGCTGTTTCCCTTTCTCATCGATTGGAACTCAAGGGAATTCAGCCTGACCTTTTTACTTTGAACATTCTCATTAATTGTTTCTGTCATATGGGTCAAATCACTTTCGGCTTCTCTCTATTGGCCAAGATTCTCAAGAGGGGTTACCCGCCCGACACCATAACCTTCACAACACTCATCAAAGGTCTCTGTCTTAAGGGACAAGTCAAGGAAGCACTTCACTTTCACGACAAGCTATTAGCACAAGGATTTCAACTCAACCAAGTTAGTTACGCGACTTTGATCAATGGAGTATGTAAAATAGGAGACACAAGAGCTGCCATCAAGTTTCTGAGAAAGATTGATGGACGACTGACTAAACCTGATGTGGTAATGTACAACACAATTATTGACGCCATGTGCAAATATCAACTTGTAAGTGAGGCTTATGGTTTATTTTCTGAAATGACTGTCAAGGGAATTTCTGCTAATGTTGTTACTTATACTACTCTAATATATGGCTCCTGCATAGTGGGTAAGTTGGAAGAAGCAATTGGTTTATTAAATGAGATGGTATTGAAAACTATCAACCCAAATGTTCATACCTATACCATACTGGTTGATGCATTATGTAAAGAAGGAAAGGTGAAAGAAGCAAAAAGTGTGTTAGCTGTGATGCTGAAAGCATGTGTGGAACCTAATGTTATTACTTATAATACTTTAATGGATGGATATGTCTTACTTTATGAAATGAGGAAGGCACAACATGTATTCAATGCCATGTCCCTAATGGGAGTGACTCCTGACGTTCACACTTACACAATCCTCATTAACGGATTTTGTAAGAGTAAAATGGTGGACGAGGCATTAAATCTCTTTAAGGAAATGCATCAGAAAAATATGATTCCCAATATAGTGACATACGGTTCTCTTATTGATGGTTTATGCAAATCAGGGAGAATACCTTATGTTTGGGATCTTATTGATGAGATGCGTGATAGAGGTCAACCTGCAAATGTAATCACCTACAGTTCTTTAATAGATGGATTATGCAAAAACGGTCATCTTGACAGGGCAATTGCATTGTTCAACAAAATGAAAGATCAGGGAATTCGACCGAATACATTCACATTCACTATACTTCTTGATGGACTATGTAAAGGTGGAAGACTTAAGGATGCACAAGAGGTTTTTCAAGATCTTTTGACTAAAGGATATCATCTCAATATCTACACATACAATGTTATGATCAATGGACATTGTAAACAGGGCCTGCTCGAGGAAGCATTGACCATGCTGTCAAAAATGGAAGACAATGGTTGCATCCCTAATGCTGTTACTTTTGACATTATCATCATTGCTCTCTTTAAAAAAGATGAGAATGATAAGGCAGAGAAACTTCTTCGACAAATGATTGCTAGAGGCTTGTTGTAA